A single window of Granulicella mallensis MP5ACTX8 DNA harbors:
- a CDS encoding histidine triad nucleotide-binding protein, whose product MTDCLFCKIAAGTIPVKRLHEDEQVLAFPDINPQAPVHVLVIPKRHLASHAHATTEDAAMLGHLLSAAGEVAQAQGLENGYRLVINTGPDGGQTVDHLHVHLLGGRHLGWPPG is encoded by the coding sequence ATGACCGATTGCCTGTTCTGCAAGATCGCCGCCGGAACAATCCCCGTAAAGCGGCTGCATGAAGACGAGCAGGTGCTCGCCTTCCCCGACATCAACCCCCAGGCCCCGGTGCATGTGCTGGTGATCCCCAAGCGGCACCTCGCCTCGCATGCCCACGCCACCACGGAAGACGCCGCGATGCTGGGCCACCTTCTATCCGCCGCGGGCGAAGTAGCCCAGGCGCAAGGACTCGAAAACGGCTATCGGCTGGTCATCAATACCGGCCCCGACGGCGGCCAGACCGTCGACCATCTGCACGTGCATCTGTTGGGAGGAAGGCACTTAGGCTGGCCTCCGGGCTAA
- the msrA gene encoding peptide-methionine (S)-S-oxide reductase MsrA — translation MAIESRKEPIPAPLHDIAMPESGWEAGQHETAVFAGGCFWGVQSVFQRVKGVIQTTVGYSGGAAETADYKTVCSTETGHAEALEIVFDPAKVSYGTLLRIFFSVVHDPTQLNRQGGDIGTSYRSAIFYTDDQQKKAAEEYVKQLNAAHIFGKPIVTQIVPLETFYRGEEYHQDYAIKNPHNPYIQVCDIPKIGALQQQFPELFQEYTR, via the coding sequence ATGGCTATCGAATCTAGAAAAGAACCCATCCCCGCCCCCCTGCACGATATAGCAATGCCCGAAAGTGGCTGGGAGGCCGGGCAGCACGAGACGGCGGTCTTTGCCGGTGGCTGCTTCTGGGGTGTTCAATCGGTTTTCCAGAGGGTTAAAGGCGTAATTCAGACGACGGTCGGCTACTCCGGCGGTGCAGCTGAAACCGCCGATTACAAGACCGTCTGCAGCACGGAGACCGGCCACGCTGAGGCGCTGGAGATCGTCTTCGATCCTGCAAAGGTGAGCTACGGAACGCTGCTGCGGATCTTCTTCTCGGTGGTCCACGACCCCACCCAGCTCAATCGACAGGGCGGAGACATCGGCACAAGCTACCGGTCGGCGATCTTCTACACCGACGACCAGCAGAAGAAGGCAGCCGAGGAGTACGTGAAACAGCTCAACGCGGCACACATCTTCGGCAAGCCGATCGTCACGCAGATCGTTCCGCTGGAAACGTTCTACCGCGGCGAAGAGTACCACCAGGACTACGCGATCAAGAACCCGCATAACCCGTATATCCAGGTGTGCGATATTCCGAAGATCGGCGCGCTTCAGCAGCAGTTTCCGGAGTTGTTTCAGGAATATACGCGGTAG
- a CDS encoding patatin-like phospholipase family protein, with protein sequence MEQLWARPATLLAMALIMGVAAHGQDSKSSSKPASAGEESASTRQLKLGPVDPSVPPIDLPKNRPVIGVALGGGGALAMSDIGVLQWFEEHHIPVDVIAGTSMGSIIGALYSTGHTTEQMTHIMTDESVASVFRIDSAFSSRSFRRREDSREIPNAVTVGLKHGVSFRNSLLTDTGLNELLDKEFLRYNDQTDFNSLPIPFRCQATDLNDAKTVTFARGSLQDAVRASASIPGVFRPFQLDGHEFVDGAILENLPTADVKAMKADVILAVSLPLQPVGKGDLDSILGVLQRAFSVGIEANEIRDRKLANVVIMPEITGFGQADYLKTAKLARVGYDAAESQKDQLLKYALNQADWDEYLAHRRAKERGPAGSVVLVKIKAPNESVKEAVERKFGPLVNQPVNTDQVESLLADVRSDGRYDADYTVGYDSPDSTRPILLVTVSDKKTGPPFMDLGLNLAAQTGGVTRATISTILLDQDFGGYGSELRAKIDFGFLTRVETEYYRKLNWKGLFAAPRANLTREPFYIYSGSTRLSQRQSQLVETGADIGWGDGKQQELRAGWQFENVQWTTTTGSDGLPNYNGNAQTARIRYVYDSQDRALVPQFGVRVVTDLGYLYATPGSPSAPQLFGQISFAHTIGKKNIVLANGEGGTMFNRNVAQPFRYTLGGPLRLSASAIDQYRGTDYFLITPGYLRRIATLPAPLGQSIYVGLTYEAGQMRAPDASTITRQDVYFGLVAETPLGVITIAPSIGDGNEHKLTFTLGRLF encoded by the coding sequence TTGGAACAGCTTTGGGCACGCCCGGCTACCCTGCTGGCGATGGCCCTGATCATGGGTGTAGCTGCACACGGGCAGGATTCCAAATCATCCTCCAAGCCTGCCAGTGCAGGCGAGGAGTCGGCCAGCACCAGGCAATTGAAGCTGGGTCCGGTTGATCCTTCCGTTCCCCCGATCGACCTGCCGAAGAATCGCCCGGTCATCGGCGTAGCTCTGGGCGGCGGCGGCGCACTGGCCATGAGCGATATCGGCGTGCTGCAGTGGTTTGAAGAGCACCATATTCCTGTTGATGTCATCGCGGGAACCAGCATGGGCTCGATCATTGGGGCGCTCTACTCCACCGGCCATACCACCGAGCAGATGACGCACATCATGACCGACGAGTCGGTTGCCAGTGTCTTCCGCATCGACTCCGCCTTCTCGTCGCGCAGCTTCCGCCGCCGCGAAGACAGCCGCGAGATCCCCAACGCCGTGACCGTCGGGCTCAAGCACGGCGTCTCCTTTCGCAACTCGCTGCTAACCGATACCGGGCTGAACGAGCTGCTGGACAAGGAGTTCCTGCGCTACAACGACCAGACCGACTTCAACAGCCTGCCCATCCCCTTTCGCTGCCAGGCCACCGACCTGAACGACGCCAAGACCGTCACCTTCGCGCGCGGCTCGCTGCAGGACGCGGTGCGCGCTTCGGCCTCGATCCCCGGCGTCTTCCGCCCCTTTCAGCTCGACGGGCATGAGTTCGTCGATGGTGCAATCCTCGAGAACCTGCCGACAGCCGACGTGAAGGCCATGAAGGCGGACGTGATCCTCGCCGTCAGCCTGCCGCTGCAGCCCGTAGGCAAAGGCGATCTGGATTCGATCCTGGGCGTGTTGCAGCGGGCCTTCTCGGTCGGCATCGAGGCCAATGAGATCCGCGACCGCAAGCTGGCAAATGTCGTCATCATGCCCGAAATTACGGGCTTCGGCCAGGCCGACTACCTGAAGACCGCCAAGCTGGCAAGAGTCGGCTACGACGCCGCTGAATCGCAAAAGGACCAGTTGCTGAAGTATGCGCTCAACCAGGCCGATTGGGATGAGTACCTCGCTCACCGCCGCGCGAAGGAGCGCGGCCCGGCAGGCTCCGTCGTATTGGTCAAGATCAAAGCACCGAACGAATCGGTGAAGGAGGCCGTCGAGCGCAAGTTTGGGCCCCTGGTGAATCAACCCGTCAACACCGACCAGGTGGAAAGTCTGCTCGCGGACGTCCGCAGCGATGGGCGCTATGATGCCGACTACACCGTCGGTTATGACTCCCCCGATTCGACGCGGCCCATCCTGCTGGTGACCGTGAGCGACAAGAAGACAGGGCCTCCGTTCATGGATCTCGGTTTGAACCTCGCCGCACAGACCGGCGGCGTCACCCGCGCCACCATCAGCACGATCCTGCTGGACCAGGACTTCGGCGGCTATGGCTCGGAGCTGCGCGCGAAGATCGACTTCGGCTTCCTGACCCGGGTCGAGACGGAATACTACCGCAAGCTGAACTGGAAGGGCCTGTTCGCCGCCCCCCGCGCCAACCTGACGCGCGAGCCGTTCTACATCTACAGCGGCTCGACGCGGCTTTCGCAGCGCCAGTCGCAGCTCGTCGAAACAGGCGCGGACATTGGCTGGGGCGATGGAAAGCAGCAGGAGCTGCGTGCCGGCTGGCAGTTCGAAAACGTGCAATGGACGACCACCACCGGCTCCGACGGCCTGCCGAACTATAACGGCAACGCGCAGACGGCGCGCATCCGGTATGTCTACGACTCCCAGGACAGGGCGCTGGTACCGCAGTTCGGCGTACGCGTCGTGACGGACCTCGGCTACCTGTATGCAACGCCTGGAAGCCCAAGTGCCCCGCAACTCTTCGGCCAGATCTCGTTCGCGCACACAATCGGCAAGAAGAACATCGTGCTCGCCAACGGCGAAGGGGGAACGATGTTCAACCGCAATGTCGCACAGCCCTTCCGCTACACGCTGGGCGGACCGCTGCGGTTGAGCGCCAGCGCCATCGACCAGTATCGCGGCACCGACTACTTCCTGATCACCCCAGGCTACCTGCGGCGAATCGCAACCCTGCCCGCGCCACTCGGCCAGAGCATCTATGTCGGACTGACCTATGAGGCCGGCCAGATGCGCGCGCCCGATGCGTCGACGATCACCCGCCAGGACGTGTACTTCGGCCTGGTAGCGGAGACTCCGCTTGGCGTTATCACCATCGCTCCTTCTATCGGCGACGGCAACGAACACAAGTTGACCTTTACGCTGGGGAGACTGTTTTAG
- a CDS encoding metallophosphoesterase family protein, with translation MRVLIVSDIHGNLQALEAVLAAAGAFDALWNLGDTVGYGGNPNEVIDLIRPLATVNVRGNHDRVCCGLTSSQGFNPIAAMAADWTHRKLTPENLEWVRSMPQGPVRASSRAMCAHGSPLHEDHYIISMRDAWTPLQRMETEITFFGHTHVQGGFSQSEQEWEEDRPQYLERDTPEQVTMEVPVGTRHLINPGSVGQPRDGDWRAAYAIYDDQAECITFCRIPYDVAGAQAAIRKAALPERLAARLSEGR, from the coding sequence ATGCGCGTTCTCATCGTCTCTGACATTCACGGCAACCTTCAGGCACTTGAGGCCGTGCTCGCTGCGGCAGGAGCCTTCGACGCTCTCTGGAACCTCGGCGACACGGTCGGCTACGGCGGCAATCCGAATGAGGTTATCGACCTAATTCGGCCGCTGGCAACCGTGAACGTGCGCGGCAACCACGATCGTGTCTGCTGCGGCCTTACCAGCTCGCAGGGCTTCAATCCCATAGCCGCCATGGCCGCGGACTGGACCCACCGCAAGCTCACGCCGGAGAACCTCGAGTGGGTGCGCTCCATGCCCCAGGGGCCGGTACGCGCGAGTTCGCGGGCGATGTGTGCCCACGGTTCGCCGCTGCATGAAGACCACTACATCATCTCCATGCGCGACGCCTGGACGCCGCTGCAACGGATGGAGACCGAGATCACCTTCTTCGGCCACACCCATGTGCAGGGAGGCTTCTCCCAGAGCGAGCAGGAGTGGGAAGAGGATCGTCCTCAGTACCTCGAACGCGATACCCCCGAGCAGGTCACGATGGAGGTCCCCGTCGGTACGCGGCACCTGATCAATCCCGGCTCGGTAGGCCAGCCCCGCGATGGCGACTGGCGCGCAGCCTATGCGATCTACGACGACCAGGCCGAATGCATCACCTTCTGCCGCATCCCCTACGACGTCGCCGGAGCACAGGCCGCAATCCGCAAGGCGGCCCTGCCGGAACGGCTGGCAGCACGGTTAAGCGAAGGACGGTAA
- a CDS encoding ATP-binding cassette domain-containing protein, with amino-acid sequence MNPSENEPTAIQNLLSVRDLRIAFSGRECVHGISFDLAHGETLGLVGESGSGKSATSLGLLRLLPPSASVGGSIAFAPTGKEPEDLLHLSEEAMRRHRSRSIAMIFQEPMTALNPVMKIGQQIAEALLAHAPRTSRREVRERVLEAMREVALPDPERRIDDYPHQFSGGQRQRIVIAMALINKPRLLIADEPTTALDVTVQAQIIALLKRLRAEHNLSMLFISHDLTVVSQVADRVAVMQHGAIVEQGSATQIFTHPQHAYTRSLLASAPSMTTPRDRPLATV; translated from the coding sequence ATGAACCCTTCGGAGAACGAACCCACGGCCATCCAGAATCTGCTTTCGGTTCGCGACCTTCGTATCGCCTTCTCCGGACGCGAGTGCGTGCATGGCATCTCGTTCGACCTCGCGCACGGCGAGACGCTTGGCCTGGTCGGTGAATCCGGTTCGGGCAAGTCGGCCACCTCGCTGGGGCTGCTGCGGCTTCTTCCTCCCAGTGCGAGTGTGGGCGGCAGCATCGCCTTCGCGCCCACGGGGAAGGAGCCTGAAGACCTGCTGCATCTGTCGGAGGAGGCCATGCGCCGGCATCGCTCCCGTTCGATCGCAATGATCTTCCAGGAGCCGATGACCGCGCTGAATCCAGTGATGAAGATCGGACAGCAGATCGCCGAGGCCCTGCTGGCACATGCTCCGCGCACCTCGCGCCGTGAGGTCCGCGAACGCGTGCTCGAAGCCATGCGCGAGGTCGCGTTGCCCGATCCCGAGCGCCGCATCGATGACTATCCCCACCAGTTCTCCGGCGGCCAGCGCCAGCGCATCGTGATTGCGATGGCGCTGATCAATAAGCCGCGTCTGCTGATCGCAGATGAACCGACGACCGCGCTCGACGTCACCGTGCAGGCGCAGATCATCGCGCTGCTCAAACGCCTGCGAGCAGAGCACAATCTGTCGATGCTGTTCATCTCGCACGATCTCACGGTGGTCTCGCAGGTGGCTGATCGGGTTGCCGTCATGCAGCACGGAGCGATCGTGGAGCAAGGCAGCGCGACGCAGATCTTTACGCATCCCCAGCATGCCTATACCCGCAGCCTGCTGGCCTCCGCGCCTTCGATGACGACACCGCGCGACCGGCCTCTGGCGACGGTGTAG
- a CDS encoding LLM class flavin-dependent oxidoreductase translates to MTNKKSKNKAGSNKLATTLPIDPRRSSVYAHPIDMSNTLRLSVLDQSPVLAGSTPAQALANSLDLAQHVDRLGYTRLWYSEHHAMDLLACTAPEILIARAAGATKRIRVGSGGIMLPHYSPLKVAEVFRTLHAMFPERIDLGIGRAPGGGQLEAYALRRNRQGAQTDDFPKQLAELQAFLHPERFPDDHPFRNIRVAPDAPGAPDIWLLGSSMWSAVTAAQEGLPYAFAHFFSPIATRQAIEHYQRNFQASSSRAKPEATLAIGVICAPTEEEAKYLHASVRLLQRRIRMDDRRPVASPEEALRELAAVPTAPNPLLSFTAGSLDAPEEGEWPRYVVGTPEQVASRLRSLAEELHLKELIVNTITHSHEARLRSYQLLAEEMHLEVTA, encoded by the coding sequence ATGACAAACAAGAAAAGCAAGAACAAGGCGGGTTCAAACAAGCTCGCAACCACCTTGCCGATCGATCCGCGTCGAAGCAGCGTCTACGCTCATCCAATAGATATGAGCAACACCCTTCGCCTCTCCGTGCTCGACCAATCCCCTGTCCTTGCAGGCTCGACGCCTGCCCAGGCACTGGCCAACTCGCTCGACCTCGCGCAGCATGTCGACCGGCTCGGCTACACGAGGCTGTGGTACTCCGAGCACCATGCGATGGATCTGCTTGCCTGCACTGCACCGGAAATTTTGATCGCGCGGGCTGCCGGAGCGACGAAGCGGATTCGCGTTGGGTCCGGCGGAATCATGCTCCCGCACTACTCGCCTCTGAAAGTAGCCGAGGTCTTCCGCACTTTGCATGCGATGTTTCCCGAACGCATCGATCTCGGGATCGGGCGCGCACCGGGCGGCGGCCAGCTCGAAGCTTACGCGCTGCGGCGCAACCGGCAGGGAGCCCAGACGGACGACTTCCCCAAGCAGTTGGCCGAGCTCCAAGCCTTTCTGCACCCCGAGCGCTTCCCGGACGATCATCCCTTTCGCAACATCCGTGTCGCTCCCGATGCCCCCGGCGCGCCCGACATCTGGCTGCTGGGCTCGTCGATGTGGTCGGCGGTGACAGCCGCGCAAGAGGGCTTGCCCTACGCCTTCGCCCACTTCTTTTCCCCGATCGCGACGCGCCAGGCCATCGAGCATTACCAGCGCAACTTCCAGGCCTCTTCCAGCCGCGCGAAGCCCGAAGCCACGCTGGCCATCGGTGTGATCTGCGCGCCTACCGAGGAGGAGGCGAAGTATCTCCATGCTTCGGTACGCCTGCTGCAACGCCGTATCCGCATGGATGACCGCCGTCCCGTCGCCAGCCCCGAGGAAGCACTGCGTGAGTTGGCCGCCGTTCCTACAGCGCCCAATCCGCTGCTGTCGTTTACAGCCGGAAGCCTCGATGCGCCGGAAGAGGGAGAGTGGCCGCGCTACGTCGTCGGCACCCCGGAACAAGTCGCCTCAAGACTGCGCTCGCTGGCGGAAGAGCTGCATTTGAAAGAGTTGATCGTGAACACCATCACGCACTCGCATGAGGCGCGGTTGCGATCTTACCAACTGCTTGCGGAAGAGATGCATCTTGAAGTGACTGCATAA
- a CDS encoding DUF2167 domain-containing protein translates to MVWQRLMGQRPFYCALVLAIGLLLPSVSLAQGKVVESAPAPIEWHHGPYVAHLGSVAQINIPEGYRFADAAGTRRFLELTHNPPSEQEAGIITPILYKGDPDNKFWFVLFDFDETGYVKDDEKSSIDADKLLTSMKDATERENTVRKERGWTGFHLIGWQTQPFYDPKTHNLTWGTLGNSDDPKEGQSVNYSTRILGRHGVMRIDLVLDPAQTTEVVPNFNALLSGFKFLPGSQYADFVKGDKVAEYGLTALIAGGATAIALKTGLFAKLLALLAGLWKLIAVGVAALLTRIKNIFAAIKSKFQRDKPGPQGDLR, encoded by the coding sequence ATGGTTTGGCAGCGACTCATGGGGCAGCGGCCCTTCTATTGCGCGCTCGTTTTGGCGATCGGTCTCCTTCTCCCCTCTGTCAGCCTGGCGCAGGGAAAGGTTGTTGAATCCGCCCCCGCCCCGATCGAATGGCACCACGGACCGTACGTCGCCCACCTCGGCTCGGTGGCCCAGATCAACATTCCAGAGGGCTACCGCTTTGCGGATGCCGCGGGCACTCGCAGATTTCTTGAGCTGACACATAACCCTCCGTCCGAGCAGGAAGCCGGCATCATCACTCCGATCCTGTACAAGGGTGACCCCGACAATAAGTTCTGGTTTGTCCTCTTCGATTTCGACGAGACGGGATACGTCAAGGACGACGAGAAGTCTTCCATCGATGCCGACAAGCTCTTGACCTCGATGAAGGATGCGACAGAGCGGGAAAACACCGTGCGCAAGGAGCGGGGCTGGACGGGCTTCCATCTGATCGGCTGGCAGACGCAGCCCTTCTACGATCCCAAGACCCACAACCTCACGTGGGGGACCCTGGGCAACTCCGACGACCCCAAAGAGGGCCAGAGCGTGAACTATTCCACCCGCATCCTCGGCCGCCACGGAGTCATGAGGATCGACCTCGTCCTGGACCCCGCGCAGACTACTGAGGTCGTACCCAACTTCAATGCGCTGCTCTCAGGCTTCAAGTTCCTTCCCGGCAGCCAGTATGCCGACTTCGTCAAGGGAGACAAGGTCGCCGAATACGGCCTTACGGCACTTATCGCCGGAGGAGCGACAGCCATCGCTCTCAAGACCGGGCTCTTCGCCAAGCTGCTGGCTCTTCTGGCCGGCCTCTGGAAGCTGATCGCCGTCGGCGTTGCGGCTCTTCTCACGCGCATCAAGAACATCTTTGCTGCAATCAAGAGCAAGTTCCAGCGCGACAAGCCGGGTCCCCAGGGTGATCTAAGGTAA
- a CDS encoding geranylgeranyl reductase family protein gives MLSYDVLILGAGPAGCSAAYDLARAGKRVLMLDKRMFPRHKACACGLTRKTLKALRYSVEPVVERVCHEIVLRHIASHTAQRVLVRTRDPICAMAVRERFDAFCLQQTLAAGAELCKVEGIVALREETDRIEVDIATAAGIETLEAPVVIGADGSNGQSRRLAEGLRTGKEVRAAALPAEPQWYARGFALETTVPYAMLPIALPGGDTPQDLVFDFAPLPGGYGWLFPKGDHVNIGVGAFAPTPTGDACLKSVTRALLTEYTEANLGITTLPNITGQYLGMGGQAYVPHGRVLLAGDAAGLVDPLTGEGIYSAIVSGQAAAAAILACDATDLTEEYARRLQPLQKTLAFSRRAAQAFYAHPERGFRVMRTPLLRSLVLKTYSDGLPPTKLLGILSKIFA, from the coding sequence ATGCTCTCTTACGATGTCCTCATCCTCGGCGCAGGGCCAGCGGGATGCTCTGCGGCTTATGACCTTGCCCGCGCAGGCAAGCGCGTCCTGATGCTCGACAAGCGCATGTTTCCGCGCCATAAGGCCTGCGCCTGCGGACTTACGCGCAAGACACTGAAGGCTCTGCGCTACTCCGTCGAGCCGGTCGTCGAACGCGTGTGTCATGAGATTGTGCTGCGACACATCGCATCCCACACCGCGCAGCGTGTCCTGGTGCGAACCCGCGATCCCATCTGCGCCATGGCCGTGCGCGAACGCTTCGACGCCTTCTGCCTGCAGCAGACACTCGCAGCCGGGGCGGAGCTGTGCAAGGTTGAAGGCATCGTTGCGCTGCGCGAAGAAACGGATCGAATAGAAGTCGACATAGCGACCGCAGCCGGCATCGAGACACTGGAGGCTCCCGTGGTGATTGGCGCCGACGGCTCCAATGGACAGTCACGACGGCTCGCCGAGGGGTTGCGCACCGGCAAAGAGGTGAGGGCTGCGGCACTGCCTGCCGAGCCGCAATGGTATGCGCGCGGGTTTGCGTTGGAGACCACCGTCCCTTACGCGATGCTGCCCATAGCTCTTCCCGGCGGCGACACACCGCAGGATCTCGTCTTCGATTTTGCGCCTCTACCCGGCGGCTATGGCTGGCTGTTTCCCAAGGGAGACCATGTCAACATTGGCGTCGGAGCCTTCGCGCCAACTCCTACGGGAGATGCCTGCCTGAAGAGCGTGACACGCGCCTTACTGACCGAGTACACAGAGGCAAACCTTGGCATCACAACTCTCCCGAATATCACGGGGCAATATCTTGGCATGGGTGGACAAGCCTATGTGCCGCATGGGCGCGTGCTGCTGGCCGGGGATGCCGCCGGCCTCGTCGATCCGCTGACCGGAGAAGGCATCTATTCGGCGATCGTAAGTGGCCAGGCTGCGGCGGCAGCGATTCTGGCCTGCGACGCTACAGACCTCACCGAAGAGTATGCGCGACGCTTGCAACCCTTGCAGAAGACCCTGGCCTTTTCGCGTCGCGCGGCACAGGCTTTTTATGCGCATCCGGAACGCGGGTTCCGCGTGATGCGAACGCCGCTGCTGCGCTCGCTCGTGCTGAAGACCTACTCCGATGGACTGCCTCCCACGAAGTTGCTCGGCATTCTGTCGAAGATCTTCGCGTAG